Proteins co-encoded in one Rhodococcus sp. PAMC28707 genomic window:
- a CDS encoding TetR/AcrR family transcriptional regulator — translation MHPDGDDGPILDAAFELFGQVGIARTTIGDVAKRARINRVTVYRRIGSKDELVQAVMARESSRLFASLAKSAAEQSSREDRVAHGFATTIDSVRTNPVLLKMFDSESPVVLEQLTINASALLEPAIRAATQIALDESGTKTFAVPDAPEIVARVVHSILLTPSAGAPLETYEDLLTFAHRNIVPLLVAERTASKS, via the coding sequence ATGCATCCCGACGGAGACGATGGCCCCATTCTCGATGCCGCGTTCGAGCTGTTCGGGCAGGTCGGCATCGCTCGTACAACGATCGGAGACGTCGCAAAGCGAGCCCGGATCAACCGGGTGACCGTCTACCGCCGGATCGGGTCCAAGGACGAGTTGGTGCAAGCTGTCATGGCACGCGAGTCATCACGGCTTTTTGCGTCGCTGGCGAAGTCGGCCGCGGAGCAATCTTCGCGAGAAGACCGTGTCGCACATGGTTTCGCGACGACGATCGACTCGGTCCGTACCAATCCGGTGTTGTTGAAAATGTTCGATTCCGAGAGCCCCGTGGTGTTGGAACAGCTGACTATCAATGCGTCGGCCCTGCTCGAGCCTGCTATCAGGGCCGCAACTCAGATTGCGCTAGACGAATCCGGCACGAAGACATTCGCAGTGCCTGATGCGCCGGAAATCGTTGCACGCGTCGTGCATTCGATCTTATTGACGCCTTCGGCAGGCGCTCCGCTCGAGACATACGAGGACCTGCTCACGTTTGCGCACCGCAACATCGTCCCGTTGCTCGTCGCAGAGCGCACCGCATCGAAGTCGTAG
- a CDS encoding metal-dependent hydrolase, with protein sequence MSRNNAVDTTSKAHTDESYAIVARAVKFDWSNVPLQYIPGEWYATHFWNVMHLVLPEGERAMADVFARALPFIDDPRLREEVVGFVGQEATHASSHESFRDYLIAHGVDIEPILRRIRFAVGVVFGDHGLTGRAGKMWLNERLGIYAAAEHFTAVVGEWLLDNTEFDRLGVDPTMLDLLRWHGAEELEHRNVAFDAFQYVDGGGFRRARTAVAASAGLALLWFSTAAYLYKNPVATPRSGKGRLRRRLHTPWPLAFAKASRKQLIPGLSFLFVQLALYIRPGFHPSGMGDINKAVQYLAKSPAALATQQ encoded by the coding sequence ATGTCTCGAAACAACGCGGTCGACACGACAAGCAAGGCGCACACCGACGAGTCCTACGCGATCGTCGCGCGCGCGGTGAAATTCGATTGGTCGAACGTCCCGCTTCAATACATCCCTGGGGAGTGGTACGCCACGCACTTCTGGAACGTGATGCACCTGGTGTTGCCCGAGGGTGAACGCGCCATGGCCGATGTCTTCGCGCGCGCCCTGCCCTTCATCGACGACCCCCGGTTGCGCGAAGAAGTGGTCGGTTTCGTGGGGCAGGAAGCAACTCACGCGTCTTCGCACGAAAGCTTTCGCGACTACCTGATCGCTCACGGAGTGGACATCGAACCCATCCTTCGGCGCATCCGATTCGCAGTAGGGGTGGTTTTCGGTGACCATGGCCTGACTGGCCGAGCAGGGAAGATGTGGCTGAACGAACGCCTGGGCATTTATGCGGCTGCAGAGCATTTCACCGCCGTCGTAGGTGAATGGTTGCTCGACAACACCGAATTCGACCGACTCGGAGTAGATCCGACGATGCTGGATCTGCTGCGCTGGCACGGTGCGGAAGAACTCGAGCACCGCAACGTCGCATTCGATGCATTCCAGTACGTAGACGGAGGTGGATTTCGACGCGCCCGGACTGCTGTCGCGGCGAGCGCCGGGCTGGCCCTTCTGTGGTTCAGCACAGCGGCATATCTGTACAAGAACCCGGTTGCCACTCCGCGCTCAGGCAAAGGCCGCCTACGTCGGCGCCTTCACACACCTTGGCCTCTCGCGTTCGCGAAAGCCTCACGTAAACAATTGATTCCAGGACTATCGTTTCTCTTCGTGCAGCTCGCGCTGTATATCCGTCCAGGTTTCCACCCCTCGGGCATGGGCGACATCAATAAAGCTGTGCAATATCTGGCCAAGTCTCCCGCAGCATTGGCAACGCAACAGTGA
- a CDS encoding PDR/VanB family oxidoreductase produces the protein MTQQPTSVETRSHLGDTTVTDPGVGLRAIGAVSRIYAKLVTDSSIVTALSPARPRRSTGYEFEMIIDDIVEETEDVRSLLLRRRDGAPLPTWHPGAHVDITTPSGELRQYSLAGLPTGGEHYRISVRRIPGGRVSSEIHNLECGDLVRVRGPRNAFPMARADNYLFVAAGIGITPIRSMIERAVVDKVPWTLYYHGRSRATLPFVAELSRLALTSGGRLILAADDIDGLPNPETIIELAAVDSAMYVCGPAALSRKLRDESIRNSRIQEFHAELFAPPAVTDGKPFTLHLNRSGETIAVGAQETALDALRRSRPDQPYSCRQGFCGVCVVGLVEGRVDHRDRVLDATERKTALTPCVSRAAAGGEVVVLDL, from the coding sequence ATGACTCAACAGCCGACATCGGTCGAAACCCGGAGCCACTTGGGCGATACCACCGTCACCGATCCTGGTGTCGGACTCAGAGCTATCGGGGCCGTATCTCGGATCTACGCCAAACTTGTGACGGACTCCTCGATCGTCACCGCCCTCTCCCCGGCTCGCCCACGAAGAAGCACTGGGTACGAGTTCGAGATGATCATCGACGACATCGTCGAGGAGACAGAGGACGTCCGATCACTTTTGCTCCGCCGACGCGACGGCGCACCACTCCCCACGTGGCATCCCGGCGCGCACGTCGACATCACCACACCGTCGGGAGAATTGCGTCAGTACTCGCTCGCCGGCCTCCCCACTGGGGGCGAGCATTATCGAATCAGTGTTCGCAGAATTCCTGGTGGCCGAGTGTCCAGCGAGATCCACAACCTCGAGTGCGGCGATCTCGTTCGAGTTCGCGGTCCTCGCAATGCCTTTCCGATGGCACGGGCCGACAATTACCTCTTCGTCGCAGCAGGAATCGGCATCACGCCTATTCGTTCTATGATCGAGCGCGCCGTAGTGGACAAAGTTCCATGGACTCTTTACTACCACGGACGATCTCGCGCAACCCTTCCTTTCGTCGCCGAGCTGAGTCGGTTGGCTCTGACATCGGGCGGCCGCCTGATTCTCGCGGCCGACGATATCGACGGTCTACCTAATCCTGAAACGATCATCGAACTCGCGGCGGTCGACTCCGCAATGTACGTGTGCGGACCGGCGGCGCTCTCAAGAAAGCTTCGCGACGAGTCCATACGAAACAGCAGAATTCAGGAGTTTCATGCCGAACTTTTCGCTCCGCCCGCAGTAACCGACGGTAAACCCTTCACGCTCCACTTGAACCGTTCTGGTGAAACGATTGCCGTTGGCGCACAGGAGACTGCACTCGACGCACTTCGCCGGTCGAGGCCCGATCAACCGTACTCGTGTCGTCAGGGCTTCTGCGGGGTCTGCGTCGTCGGACTCGTCGAAGGCCGGGTCGATCATCGCGACCGCGTACTCGATGCCACCGAGCGGAAGACCGCGCTCACACCGTGTGTTTCGCGAGCTGCTGCCGGCGGCGAAGTCGTCGTCCTCGATCTGTAA
- a CDS encoding NAD(P)/FAD-dependent oxidoreductase, producing the protein MTSAVSDTSAAEHDVASNHPAVILIDVAIIGAGFGGLGAAIRLQQEGRKDFLIFERDDAVGGTWHVNTYPGAQCDIPSALYSFSFAPNPDWTRLYPLQPEIEAYLNDCADRFDIRDRIRFGHEVLDATWNDEEARWLLTTSAGTWSARILVGALGPFSEPAKPNIAGLESFSGSVFHSAEWNHEHSARGRRLAVIGTGASAVQFVPRIAPEAAHLTVFQRTPTWILPHPDRSISKSGRSMLRKFPLLQRTMRRTFDLFQEALVPGLIHHRSLLTPLTVLGRAHLRRQVKDPVLRRKLTPDYAFGCKRPTFSNKFYPALSRDNVAVETAGIARVVSAGIVTTDGRTHEVDTIVLGTGFTVAGHSGFRRIRGRDGQSLADVWPSGEMSSYRGTTVHGFPNFFMLLGPNSVVYTSQVVTIEAQVNYILDALRAMDTNKIRSLEVSKQAQTEFADYTDATLAGSVWNSGGCSSYYLSPSGRNVTYWPGSVRNFTRRMSTIELGHYEYRIGSASDAKKPTAATNPTRLEGRS; encoded by the coding sequence ATGACCTCTGCCGTTTCGGATACGTCTGCCGCCGAGCATGATGTGGCGTCCAACCACCCGGCAGTCATCCTCATCGATGTCGCCATCATCGGGGCCGGATTCGGTGGCCTCGGTGCAGCGATCCGCCTTCAGCAGGAAGGGCGCAAAGATTTTCTGATCTTCGAACGCGATGACGCAGTCGGTGGAACGTGGCACGTCAATACCTACCCCGGTGCCCAGTGCGATATACCTTCTGCGCTGTACTCGTTCTCTTTCGCGCCCAATCCGGACTGGACACGCCTCTATCCCCTCCAGCCCGAAATCGAAGCCTACCTGAACGACTGCGCGGACCGGTTCGACATCAGAGACCGGATCCGCTTCGGTCACGAGGTGCTTGACGCCACCTGGAACGACGAAGAGGCCAGGTGGCTCTTGACGACGTCGGCGGGAACCTGGTCGGCGCGAATACTCGTCGGCGCACTCGGGCCCTTCAGCGAGCCCGCCAAACCCAATATTGCTGGACTGGAATCGTTTTCGGGATCAGTATTCCACTCCGCGGAATGGAATCACGAACACTCCGCGAGGGGTCGTCGACTAGCAGTGATCGGCACCGGAGCCTCCGCCGTGCAATTCGTCCCGCGCATCGCACCCGAAGCCGCACATCTGACCGTGTTTCAGCGGACCCCGACGTGGATACTGCCGCACCCGGACCGGTCGATCTCGAAGTCAGGTAGATCGATGCTCCGAAAGTTCCCACTGCTGCAACGCACGATGCGGCGCACGTTCGACTTGTTCCAAGAAGCCCTGGTACCCGGTCTCATTCACCATCGATCGCTACTCACACCCCTCACAGTGCTCGGACGAGCGCATTTGCGTCGCCAGGTGAAGGATCCCGTGTTGCGAAGGAAGCTCACTCCGGACTATGCGTTCGGATGCAAGCGACCGACGTTCTCGAACAAGTTCTATCCGGCACTGTCTCGGGACAATGTCGCCGTCGAAACAGCCGGTATCGCCCGGGTTGTTTCCGCTGGGATCGTGACCACCGACGGGCGAACTCACGAGGTGGACACCATCGTGCTGGGAACTGGATTCACCGTCGCCGGCCACTCGGGTTTTCGCCGCATACGGGGCCGCGATGGACAGTCGTTGGCAGATGTGTGGCCGTCGGGAGAGATGTCTTCCTATCGAGGTACGACCGTGCACGGATTCCCGAACTTCTTCATGCTGCTCGGGCCCAATTCGGTCGTCTACACATCGCAGGTGGTCACGATCGAAGCCCAGGTGAACTACATCCTCGATGCCCTACGGGCTATGGACACCAACAAGATTCGATCGCTGGAGGTAAGCAAGCAGGCGCAGACCGAGTTCGCCGACTACACCGATGCCACACTCGCGGGTTCGGTATGGAACTCCGGCGGGTGCAGTAGTTACTACCTGAGTCCATCGGGGCGGAATGTCACCTACTGGCCAGGCTCCGTACGTAACTTCACCCGCCGCATGTCCACGATCGAACTCGGCCACTACGAGTACCGCATCGGAAGTGCTTCCGATGCGAAAAAACCGACCGCGGCCACCAATCCAACACGGTTGGAGGGCCGCTCATGA
- a CDS encoding SDR family NAD(P)-dependent oxidoreductase, with product MRGDISLPEKVALVTGGARGIGAATVEKLLAAGAYVVVVDRDIPPHAHPSERVLFLAADVTDSEAMVECVRRTVKTFGTLDIVVANAGITPPPATIRTVDRNVFDSVMAVNFGGVLNIVRAAADEIVASGGHMLLVSSCAAFTPGMGGAPYMVSKAAVEQLGRGLRIELAAFGASAGLAYFGVVDTGLARNTLDNDPMGKRIGQLLPWPLNRRLPADRAADLLLEAVRTRGARMVAPAVWLPYFWLRGILNPVLEWKLARDRKVTALMRELERVQAQSGSPE from the coding sequence ATGAGAGGAGACATATCTCTTCCCGAAAAAGTTGCGCTGGTGACGGGCGGAGCGCGGGGAATCGGCGCTGCGACCGTCGAGAAGTTGCTAGCGGCAGGCGCGTATGTCGTCGTTGTCGATCGAGACATACCTCCACATGCGCATCCATCCGAACGAGTCCTCTTCCTCGCGGCGGACGTGACCGACTCCGAGGCGATGGTGGAGTGCGTCCGACGGACGGTGAAGACCTTCGGAACACTCGACATCGTAGTTGCCAACGCGGGAATCACCCCGCCACCGGCGACGATTCGGACTGTCGACCGCAATGTCTTCGACTCCGTGATGGCCGTCAATTTCGGCGGCGTGCTGAACATCGTGCGGGCTGCGGCAGATGAGATCGTCGCCAGCGGCGGGCACATGCTTTTGGTGTCCTCGTGCGCCGCGTTCACCCCTGGCATGGGTGGGGCCCCGTACATGGTGAGCAAGGCCGCTGTCGAACAACTCGGCCGCGGACTGCGCATCGAACTGGCGGCATTCGGAGCCTCCGCCGGGCTCGCGTACTTCGGAGTGGTGGACACCGGCCTGGCGCGAAACACGCTCGACAACGACCCGATGGGAAAGCGAATCGGTCAGCTTCTCCCCTGGCCACTGAACAGAAGACTGCCCGCTGACCGAGCGGCAGATCTACTCCTCGAGGCCGTCCGAACTCGCGGCGCACGGATGGTCGCGCCTGCTGTTTGGCTGCCGTACTTCTGGCTCCGCGGAATTCTCAACCCCGTCCTCGAATGGAAGCTGGCACGCGACCGGAAGGTCACTGCTCTGATGCGCGAACTCGAACGGGTACAAGCGCAGTCGGGTTCGCCTGAATGA
- a CDS encoding MCE family protein, whose amino-acid sequence MISRQVRLQLIALLVVTSVGTTFVGAKYVRIDNLLGFGQYRVNAEFEDSGGIFTNAEVTYRGVPVGTVGKLSLTHNGIDAELLLDSNGPNIPNSAKAVVANRSMVGEQYVDLQPTSEDGPYLDDGSTIGLENTETPVPVEKVLAGVDQLVKTVPLKNLTTVVRELGNALNGRGDDLQMLADTLGSLSENANEALPETLSLIRDSRTVLDTQSAQASAIGQFSTGLDSVAAQLRSNDPDIRQLIETGTAAGDQVGALIAEGGPALTADLANINSVTELTGLKAVALRPLLIFLPSLAAGAGTIVPNDGTAHLGLVLETNNPPPCTIGYEGSQAVLDEEKAKDPNFDITQGSYPLNLQANCATPQGSVTGVRSANRIVFADPRTPQPWDRKPKVDPDKLNLNPIASQLSPLVGATAK is encoded by the coding sequence GTGATATCTCGGCAGGTCAGGCTGCAGCTCATTGCACTGCTCGTCGTTACTTCAGTGGGGACGACCTTTGTCGGTGCGAAGTACGTTCGGATAGACAACCTGCTCGGTTTCGGACAGTACCGAGTCAACGCAGAATTCGAAGACTCCGGCGGCATTTTCACGAACGCGGAAGTCACCTACCGTGGGGTGCCAGTGGGCACCGTCGGGAAATTATCCTTGACACACAACGGAATCGACGCGGAGCTTCTCCTCGACAGCAACGGACCGAATATCCCGAATTCGGCGAAAGCGGTCGTCGCCAACCGGTCGATGGTCGGAGAGCAATATGTCGATCTGCAGCCGACAAGCGAGGACGGGCCTTATCTCGACGACGGTTCCACGATCGGGCTCGAGAACACCGAAACACCTGTACCTGTCGAAAAAGTTCTAGCCGGCGTCGATCAGCTCGTGAAAACGGTTCCTTTGAAAAACCTGACGACAGTCGTACGTGAGCTCGGTAATGCCTTGAACGGCAGGGGTGACGACCTGCAGATGTTGGCCGATACTCTCGGATCGCTGTCCGAGAACGCCAACGAAGCTCTGCCAGAGACACTCTCACTCATCAGGGACAGCAGGACTGTGCTCGACACCCAGTCCGCACAGGCCTCTGCTATCGGTCAGTTCAGTACCGGTCTCGACTCGGTTGCTGCCCAGCTGCGCAGCAACGACCCCGACATCAGGCAGCTCATCGAGACCGGTACTGCAGCAGGCGATCAGGTTGGCGCGTTGATCGCCGAAGGTGGTCCCGCTCTGACGGCAGACCTGGCGAACATCAACTCGGTCACCGAACTCACAGGTCTCAAAGCCGTCGCGCTCAGACCGCTGCTGATCTTTCTACCCTCCCTTGCTGCAGGAGCCGGAACTATCGTGCCCAATGACGGCACAGCTCACCTGGGACTTGTGTTGGAGACGAACAATCCGCCACCGTGCACCATCGGCTACGAGGGTTCGCAGGCAGTCCTCGACGAGGAGAAAGCTAAAGATCCCAACTTCGACATCACCCAAGGAAGCTACCCGCTGAACCTCCAGGCCAACTGTGCAACACCCCAGGGCAGTGTGACGGGCGTCCGCAGCGCTAACCGGATCGTCTTCGCGGATCCTCGAACTCCGCAGCCCTGGGATCGCAAGCCGAAGGTGGATCCGGACAAACTCAATCTCAACCCGATCGCATCACAACTCTCACCGCTTGTCGGAGCCACGGCGAAGTGA
- a CDS encoding amidohydrolase, with protein sequence MSHVIVKASTVITVDAERPRAEAVAVDTETGVIIAVGTLADCQGASPDATVTDLGSSVLLPGFIDSHNHPGLSGLVTQAPAYWIAPYVGYPSFADVETLFHKANAEEPAGQPLLFNGLDRMLQGAPELDRVQLDAYFPDRAVIVFDNSGHEVYFNSGVIAALGWPNGTPPADPAGASFGRNEDGSSNGLAYESTAIAQVLMPMLPKIVSHPLHSCAQWYALMARHGVTATSDHSYSDESKPIFEALASTSDCPIRISLYHVSTESTCGEPFSSPVPDNMLRKQGIKLWADGAPWVGTIAISFPYLDTATTRNAQIVPGATYETKMNYSRAQLDATLASNADKGFQFAFHVNGDVALDIVLDAYERALDVNGLTGTDHRWRVEHLGACRGDQFERAANLGVVLSMGPYQLIYWGDLLDGEIFDSKIGAQWQRIGDAFRAGAVVAFHNDGMVSPPDVLLNIQTVITRRTPSGQLHGAEQIISLDDAIKAQTINAAHVLHRDHEIGSIEVGKLADFTVLSRDPYEVEASRLTTDVAVEGTWVGGKPIDLDVFLEQVRATDPTEHHAAIAGVSAGIHRC encoded by the coding sequence ATGTCTCACGTCATCGTCAAGGCATCGACAGTGATCACCGTCGACGCCGAACGTCCGCGCGCGGAAGCAGTTGCGGTGGACACCGAGACCGGTGTGATCATTGCGGTAGGCACCTTGGCTGACTGCCAAGGTGCCTCTCCCGATGCGACGGTCACCGACCTGGGGTCCAGCGTTCTGCTGCCTGGTTTCATCGACTCGCACAATCACCCAGGACTCTCCGGGCTTGTCACGCAGGCACCGGCCTATTGGATTGCTCCCTACGTCGGTTACCCATCATTCGCCGACGTCGAGACGCTCTTCCATAAGGCCAACGCAGAGGAGCCCGCTGGTCAGCCACTGTTGTTCAACGGTCTCGATCGAATGCTTCAAGGAGCTCCGGAGCTCGATCGGGTGCAGCTCGACGCCTATTTCCCTGATCGAGCGGTGATCGTCTTCGACAACTCGGGCCACGAGGTGTACTTCAACTCGGGCGTGATCGCCGCGCTGGGCTGGCCGAACGGCACACCCCCAGCGGATCCTGCCGGCGCGTCGTTCGGTCGCAACGAGGACGGCTCCTCGAACGGACTCGCTTACGAAAGCACGGCGATCGCACAGGTCCTGATGCCTATGTTGCCGAAGATTGTCAGTCATCCGCTGCACTCGTGCGCCCAGTGGTATGCGCTCATGGCTCGCCACGGAGTGACCGCGACCTCGGATCACTCATATTCCGATGAAAGTAAGCCCATCTTCGAGGCGCTGGCCTCGACGTCGGATTGCCCGATTCGGATTTCGCTGTATCACGTGTCGACCGAATCGACCTGTGGCGAGCCGTTCAGCTCGCCGGTCCCGGACAACATGCTGCGCAAACAGGGCATCAAGCTGTGGGCGGACGGCGCGCCCTGGGTCGGAACGATCGCGATCTCGTTTCCGTACCTCGATACCGCGACCACTCGTAATGCGCAGATCGTTCCCGGCGCCACCTACGAGACCAAGATGAACTACTCGCGAGCCCAACTGGATGCGACTCTTGCTTCCAACGCCGACAAAGGATTTCAGTTCGCGTTCCATGTCAACGGCGACGTCGCTCTCGACATCGTTCTCGACGCTTACGAGCGCGCGCTGGATGTCAACGGCCTGACCGGAACAGATCACCGATGGCGGGTGGAACACCTCGGTGCCTGCCGGGGAGACCAGTTCGAGCGCGCCGCAAATCTTGGCGTCGTGCTGTCGATGGGGCCTTACCAGTTGATCTATTGGGGAGACTTGCTGGACGGCGAGATCTTCGACAGCAAGATCGGGGCGCAGTGGCAGCGGATCGGGGACGCGTTCCGTGCAGGCGCTGTCGTGGCATTTCACAATGACGGCATGGTCAGCCCGCCCGATGTGCTGCTGAACATTCAGACCGTGATCACGCGGAGGACTCCATCCGGACAGCTACATGGCGCAGAGCAGATCATCAGTCTGGATGACGCCATCAAAGCCCAGACGATCAACGCCGCGCACGTCCTGCATCGAGACCACGAGATCGGCTCGATCGAGGTCGGAAAACTCGCGGACTTCACAGTGCTTTCGCGCGACCCCTACGAAGTGGAGGCCTCCCGGCTGACTACCGACGTGGCGGTCGAGGGGACCTGGGTGGGTGGCAAGCCGATCGACCTCGACGTATTCCTCGAGCAGGTACGCGCAACTGACCCGACCGAGCACCACGCGGCAATCGCGGGCGTGAGTGCGGGCATTCACCGCTGCTGA
- a CDS encoding SDR family oxidoreductase: MSHSLRNQTVLVTGGGSGIGRLLALGAAERGARVIVWDLSDEAGRKVSREIVAAGHSAEAYTVDVSDRDSVQAAAKLTGPVDVLINNAGIVTGKNLLDASDEAIERTIRVNTLSLFWVTRAFLGNMIENRRGTVVTVSSAAGLVGVAKQTDYSASKFAAFGFAESLRVELSKANAGVNSLVVCPYFVSTGMFKGVQTKYPLLLPILTPEFVAEKTLTAIEKGRQELIMPRFVNLLSPARVLPVRWFDKLMNQLGVNNTMDHFVGRVEAKNKN, encoded by the coding sequence GTGTCCCATTCCCTGAGGAACCAAACCGTCTTGGTCACCGGCGGCGGCAGTGGTATCGGCCGACTTCTTGCCCTGGGTGCTGCTGAGCGTGGGGCCCGGGTCATCGTGTGGGATCTTTCCGACGAGGCCGGCAGGAAAGTCAGCCGGGAGATCGTTGCCGCGGGTCACTCCGCCGAGGCCTACACCGTCGACGTGTCCGATCGCGATTCCGTCCAGGCAGCCGCGAAGCTAACGGGGCCTGTCGACGTTCTGATCAACAACGCGGGGATCGTCACCGGCAAGAACCTCCTCGACGCCTCCGACGAAGCCATCGAGCGAACGATCCGCGTGAACACGCTTTCCCTCTTCTGGGTCACCCGGGCCTTCCTCGGCAACATGATCGAGAACCGTCGCGGTACCGTCGTCACCGTTTCCAGTGCTGCGGGGCTTGTGGGGGTCGCCAAGCAAACCGACTACTCCGCGAGCAAGTTCGCCGCCTTCGGTTTCGCTGAATCACTCCGTGTGGAACTCTCGAAAGCCAACGCAGGTGTCAACTCGTTGGTTGTGTGTCCGTACTTCGTCAGCACCGGGATGTTCAAGGGTGTGCAGACGAAATACCCACTCCTCCTGCCGATCCTCACGCCCGAGTTCGTGGCGGAGAAGACTTTGACAGCGATCGAGAAGGGCCGGCAGGAGTTGATCATGCCCCGATTCGTGAACCTGTTGTCACCGGCTCGCGTGCTCCCGGTTCGCTGGTTCGACAAACTCATGAATCAGCTCGGCGTCAACAACACCATGGATCATTTCGTCGGCCGCGTCGAGGCGAAAAACAAGAATTGA
- a CDS encoding TetR family transcriptional regulator: MVGAKKSELERRSDILAAAKLVALDGGLETVTARTVAAEADLSSGLVYFYYQTKNGLLHALLARLLETTLDGPEDGFGEDLPADVALHEMITTELEGLHTQRDEVDLLFQFYFFRRSIDFRDQIDTGLRLYTDAIHPVTDRFAREHDLDPDAFRSTLVALIQGAAIDVVRRPESFSAANLLQVVAALATSTPRHSEDAI, from the coding sequence GTGGTCGGAGCAAAGAAGTCAGAACTCGAGCGGCGCAGTGACATCCTCGCCGCCGCAAAATTGGTGGCGCTCGATGGCGGACTGGAGACAGTCACGGCCCGGACTGTCGCTGCGGAAGCTGATCTCTCCAGCGGCCTCGTCTACTTCTACTACCAAACCAAGAACGGATTGCTGCACGCTCTGCTTGCTCGATTACTCGAAACAACCTTGGACGGGCCGGAAGACGGGTTCGGCGAGGACCTTCCCGCAGACGTCGCCCTCCACGAGATGATCACCACAGAACTGGAAGGCCTCCACACTCAGCGTGATGAAGTCGACCTACTTTTCCAGTTCTATTTCTTCCGAAGAAGCATCGATTTTCGTGACCAGATCGACACGGGTCTCCGTTTGTATACCGACGCGATTCACCCCGTCACCGACCGATTCGCCCGGGAACACGATCTCGATCCCGACGCTTTCCGGTCCACACTCGTCGCGCTCATCCAAGGAGCTGCGATAGACGTCGTACGTAGGCCCGAAAGCTTCAGTGCCGCGAATCTTCTTCAAGTCGTTGCTGCCCTCGCAACATCGACACCTCGCCACTCCGAGGATGCAATCTGA
- a CDS encoding dienelactone hydrolase family protein produces the protein MSGIFTDVAVLRIDAEDDEQPPGQLKVPLTAISPEGYVRGGIVVLHESRELPESLLDLLRALALEGWLAVAPNLFHRGTEGDEVFGENLFSDFDATFDWLTSRGVYPDCVGVIGFDDAGTAALIVATNRPIGAAVSVAAAGIVEPLNADAIALIEAAPSLQAPWLGLYGENDPRTPPEHIEGLRDAATRSSVATNVVSYSGLRHRADEPQPSPGSTEDGDPAAAALIEAQARIFDWFDSFLR, from the coding sequence ATGTCGGGAATCTTCACGGATGTGGCAGTGCTCCGAATCGACGCGGAAGACGATGAGCAACCGCCTGGGCAGCTCAAGGTGCCGCTGACGGCCATCTCCCCCGAAGGGTACGTCCGAGGCGGGATCGTAGTGCTGCACGAATCTCGCGAACTACCGGAATCGCTACTGGACTTGCTGCGCGCGCTCGCACTCGAAGGATGGCTGGCCGTCGCCCCGAACTTGTTCCATCGAGGCACCGAGGGTGATGAAGTTTTCGGCGAAAACCTGTTCTCCGATTTCGACGCAACCTTCGACTGGCTCACTTCCCGAGGTGTCTACCCGGACTGCGTCGGGGTCATCGGATTCGACGACGCCGGAACTGCGGCGCTGATCGTCGCAACGAATCGACCGATCGGTGCCGCCGTCAGCGTTGCGGCGGCGGGCATCGTAGAACCACTGAACGCCGACGCCATCGCATTGATCGAAGCCGCGCCCTCGCTCCAGGCGCCCTGGTTGGGTCTGTACGGCGAGAACGACCCCAGGACCCCACCGGAGCACATCGAGGGCCTCCGTGACGCAGCCACACGGTCGTCCGTAGCCACCAACGTCGTCAGCTACAGCGGACTACGCCACCGCGCCGACGAACCGCAGCCGTCACCCGGCAGTACCGAAGACGGTGATCCGGCGGCGGCGGCCCTGATCGAAGCTCAGGCCAGAATTTTCGATTGGTTCGACTCGTTCCTCAGGTGA